Proteins co-encoded in one Clostridia bacterium genomic window:
- a CDS encoding DEAD/DEAH box helicase family protein, with protein sequence MTILDKKQMTEEDIKLNYITPSLFAKGWQDQITMETKVQFTDGKVNLRGNKINREAPKKADYVLYFRREYPIAIIEAKDNNHSISFGMQQAKEYAKMLDVPFAYSSNGDAFQEYDFLTGKEREISLGAFPTPDELYARYNAELNGDKGFSAVQKAIIDQPYYTSQKTYAPRYYQRIAVNKTLDAIAKGQNRLLLVMATGTGKTYTTFQIVYRLLQSGLKQKVLYLADRNILVDQTISGDFKPLEKVIHKINFAKDDRTTITSHQVYFSLYQQLVRNKKDGEDETDEEMLAHYSQLFDKDFFDLVIVDECHRGSAKEESRWRKILEYFTSATQIGMTATPKETTFISNIDYFGEPVYKYSLKEGIDDGFLAPFKVLRIKTDIDDGWRPRKGQLDIFGYEIEDRIYNNSDYDYNIILQDRIDMVAKEITEYLKSTDRMSKTIVFCATEDAAERMRIALTNLNADMCKDNPDYVVRITGSDTYGKGKLDYFISVSAPYPVIATTSKLLSTGADCKMVKLIVLDEMIGSMTEFKQIIGRGTRLRVADGKTHFMIMDFRGVTRLFADPDWDGPVEQDEHFTHVTPKQTPNGKTVLPTPPVEPNHKYVVDNRGCRVEVLQKIVSVYDTDGKLLRQESIIDYTKANIFGEYASLENFILEWTKEEKKEKIRELLAERGIDLEQIKAAEGMSDVDDFDFICHIAFNQKPLTRRERAENVRKRNVFAKYGGAAREVLEALLEKYADGGIYEIEDTDVLKLDPFVKFGKPARIAQLFGGKDGYLRAVRELANEIYKAA encoded by the coding sequence ATGACCATACTTGATAAGAAACAAATGACCGAAGAGGATATAAAGCTGAACTATATCACGCCGAGTCTTTTTGCAAAGGGTTGGCAGGATCAAATTACAATGGAGACAAAAGTTCAGTTCACCGATGGTAAGGTGAATCTTCGTGGAAATAAGATCAATCGAGAAGCGCCGAAAAAAGCGGATTATGTGCTATATTTCAGGCGAGAGTATCCCATTGCCATCATCGAGGCAAAGGACAACAATCACTCGATTTCTTTCGGCATGCAACAAGCCAAAGAGTATGCTAAAATGCTGGATGTCCCTTTTGCATATAGTTCCAATGGAGATGCGTTTCAGGAATATGACTTTTTGACCGGAAAAGAGAGAGAAATATCATTAGGCGCTTTTCCGACGCCCGATGAACTGTATGCAAGATACAATGCAGAACTAAATGGCGATAAGGGGTTCTCTGCTGTTCAAAAAGCCATCATTGATCAACCATATTATACTAGTCAAAAAACATATGCACCTCGCTACTATCAAAGAATTGCCGTTAACAAAACACTGGATGCGATTGCAAAAGGACAAAACCGCCTCTTGCTCGTTATGGCAACGGGAACAGGTAAAACCTACACGACATTTCAAATTGTATACAGACTTTTGCAAAGCGGATTAAAACAAAAAGTACTATATCTCGCTGATAGAAACATCCTTGTCGATCAAACCATCAGCGGTGATTTTAAGCCGCTGGAGAAAGTAATCCATAAGATCAATTTCGCAAAAGACGATAGAACGACGATTACGTCGCATCAAGTCTATTTCTCACTCTATCAGCAATTAGTCAGGAACAAGAAAGACGGAGAAGATGAAACCGACGAAGAAATGCTCGCACATTACAGTCAGTTGTTTGATAAAGACTTTTTTGATTTAGTTATCGTAGACGAGTGCCACCGTGGTAGTGCGAAAGAAGAAAGCCGTTGGAGAAAAATACTAGAATACTTTACTTCTGCGACTCAAATCGGTATGACTGCGACGCCCAAAGAAACGACGTTCATTTCCAACATTGACTATTTTGGCGAACCAGTTTATAAGTATAGTTTGAAAGAAGGTATAGACGACGGTTTTTTAGCGCCGTTCAAGGTTCTTCGCATAAAAACGGATATTGATGACGGCTGGCGTCCGCGCAAAGGTCAACTCGATATCTTTGGCTACGAAATCGAGGACAGGATTTACAACAATAGCGATTATGATTACAATATCATTTTGCAAGATCGCATTGACATGGTCGCCAAAGAAATAACCGAGTATCTCAAATCAACCGATAGAATGTCTAAAACTATCGTGTTCTGTGCGACAGAGGATGCCGCAGAACGTATGCGCATCGCGTTGACAAATCTTAACGCCGACATGTGTAAGGACAATCCGGATTATGTTGTGCGGATTACCGGTAGCGATACATATGGCAAAGGAAAACTGGATTATTTCATTTCGGTTTCAGCGCCATATCCCGTTATAGCGACCACGTCAAAGTTGCTTTCGACGGGCGCCGATTGTAAAATGGTCAAATTAATTGTATTAGATGAGATGATCGGCTCAATGACAGAATTCAAACAAATCATCGGCCGAGGAACAAGGCTTCGCGTTGCGGATGGGAAAACGCACTTTATGATTATGGATTTCCGTGGCGTGACACGTTTGTTTGCCGATCCCGATTGGGACGGACCTGTCGAACAAGATGAGCATTTTACGCATGTCACACCCAAACAAACGCCGAATGGCAAGACGGTATTGCCTACGCCACCCGTTGAGCCTAATCATAAATATGTCGTCGATAATCGTGGTTGTCGAGTGGAAGTCTTGCAAAAGATAGTTTCCGTATACGATACCGACGGAAAACTGCTACGGCAAGAAAGCATTATCGATTACACGAAAGCGAACATCTTTGGCGAATATGCTTCTCTTGAAAATTTCATTTTGGAATGGACGAAAGAAGAGAAAAAAGAAAAGATACGAGAGTTGCTTGCCGAGCGCGGCATTGACTTGGAACAAATCAAAGCGGCGGAAGGTATGTCCGATGTGGACGACTTCGACTTTATTTGCCATATAGCGTTTAATCAGAAACCTTTGACTCGTAGAGAACGTGCTGAAAACGTTAGAAAGCGCAATGTTTTTGCTAAATACGGCGGCGCGGCAAGAGAAGTTTTGGAAGCACTCCTTGAAAAATATGCAGACGGAGGCATTTACGAAATCGAAGATACAGACGTATTGAAACTTGATCCTTTTGTGAAATTCGGTAAACCTGCACGAATCGCACAGTTGTTTGGCGGTAAAGATGGCTACTTGAGAGCAGTCAGAGAATTAGCAAATGAAATCTATAAGGCGGCATAA